In the Cylindrospermopsis raciborskii Cr2010 genome, TTTTTCTGTCTTTTATTAGTTTGGTAGTAACTGCATCACCCTCAGCAGCAAATACAGCTTGCAACTCTTGACGGTCAATTTCTTCTTTGGGTAAATTACCTATATACAGACGAACGGACATGAATTTTTCCTCCGAGGTTTACATGAAAGTGAGAAAAGAAAAGTATTGACTTTTGGCTCTTACATAGGCTCTTATATAAATGCTACTAATAAAATCGCCGCAAACCAATTTTTTTAATCCCATCTGTTAAACTATAGTTTCAAACGACATGAATACATGCTTCCAAAGTTTTTAAAGTCCACCGACAACAGGTTCCATTAATAGAATATAAGCACCCCAGAACTGAGCAATCAGTGCTATTACTGTTGACCAGATGGGATGGTGACCATAAATAATCTTACCATTTATGGTTTCTAAACTGTGAACATCAACCCAGGGTGTAGCTCCCCGTCGTAACCAACCCGTTAGGGTAATCTGCTCTCCCATTAGTTTTCGCCAGGTCGGGAACCATACATGGTGTAATTTGATTAAACCAATTTCCGATTCCAAAATTAGATCCTGACCTACACAGTTACCAGAACCCCTCCTACCCAAAAGTCTACCGGAGATTCGGATGTTGAGGCTATTAATTGGTAGAACTACAGGGTTAGTTAGGAATTTTAGCATTTGTTTTTCACTGTTTAGGTTCTCCGGTTTAATTCCGGGAAACAAGGCGTTTAACCTCACAATTGTGCCAATACTAAATCCAATCATTAAGAATCCTACCAAAAAAGACCACCCATCATAAATCCATTTTAAGTGAAACAGCTCCAACCCATAACCTATTTGCCAAGTTAACCACAGTATCACCCCCATTCCTAAACCTATAGGGATTCCTAAAAATGGGGCGATTTGTAATAAAAATGACTGCATTGTTATCTGGGGTGAATTTGGTTTCATCGGGTACAGTTCTGTATCTAAGTACCACTGGTGAGCAATTTGACACAGATTTTCCAGGCGATCGCCCAGGAGGGGATGGCTATTATTTAGTGTAAACCATTGGCGGTATGGTTGATTGTTTTCCCATATTAATAATGATTCCCAGGTGAATTGACCAGCAGTACTGCCTAAAAAAAGGCTGTGTTTATAATCTACAGGAGCAACTATATTTAAACTTTCTAGTTCCCAGCTTGTCTGTTGTTGATTTTTAATGTTTCTGGCTATGCCAATGGTATTCTTTAACAGGGCGCGAATTAGTCCATTGGGATTTCCCGTCATTTCTACTGCCTGGCGATCGCTATTTTTGAAACGTAGGCGAGAATTAATGAAGGTTGTAGCGGTAAACAAACTCCAGATTCCATAACTCACACTACCCAACCCTGTGGTAATCCAGTGCCATAATATATTTTGATTTTTAGTTGACCAGATGGCTGTTTGCTGATAAATTAGGTAAAATGGTAGACTTATTAAAACAGCTAAGGACATAATCCCCAAACCCCAGGAGTCAATTTGCCCTAGGGCGAGGGCATAAACTGTCCCTATTTCATCCTCTGCTAGTTGTGTGAGCATTCCTTGGCTGACCACGATTCTGGCAGTCTGAGGTAGGTTTCCATAGGTAAATATAATTGGTACTGTTAGGGGTAGGATTTTTAGTTGAGGTAGGGGGAACTTTCTCAGTTGACAGGTTCTTTGGATAATCCTTACAGACTCTCGACTGTATCGGTGTAAAGCTTCCTTGGAAAATGGCTGTTGGTGATAGAATTTTGCCAGTAATCCATCCAATAACCAAGGAGACATCATAAATAATAACAGGAATAATAAGCTAGTTAAAATCAATAAAGTTGGGTTTACATATAAAAAAGGCAATGGATCTACATAAGGCAATCTATGTAAAACCTCATTCATTGAAATAAATATCAGGCTGATCACAAATTGCCAAATAAAAAATAAGGCCATCATAGTGATCATTCCTGGAATTGCAAAACGGATAAAGTGGTACTTCCGCAACGGTTGCCACACTTTAGCCCGTTTAGCCTGTCGCCAATAAATACTTGCTGTTTCTATGTTAGGACTATTAGCAATATTTGATTTAGTATTGGTACGCTCAACCTGATCAGAGTCCTCATAATCTTCATTAGATATGGTTTGTTTTGAATCTACTAAATGGCGGTCATTCTGTAAATTATACTGAGCAACTAAACGAGACTGTTTAGCTTGTTGTCTTTGTTGCCGCTTAATTAAATGTTCAATAGCAACCTTTGCCCATTGTTGTACCTGGGAATTAGTTGGTTGAGCATTATCATTACCAACTAAAGTCCTACACACAGCGATCGCCTTAGAAAGTTCCCCTGTGTGTGCATAAGCCATAACTAGACCCACTTGAGCCTGTAACTTAATATGATGGTTATCTGGTCTATTCACAATAGGCACAAGACTACTAATTGCCGCGTAGTAACTGCCTTGTTTAAGAGCAGACAAACCCTTCTCTAGAGAGGACTTTTGGGATGGAACCATAGGAGGAGTAGGAAAGAGTAAAAGAGCGATCGCTGGGGATTATTCGACAGTTTGCCCAGCGGAGAACACTGGTGCAATTGAGCTGAGTTTTAACTCTGGATGGTCTCCTTGTAATTGTTGACAGTTCCACTCGTTACGGAATAGTAAAACGGGTCTTCCCATAGAATCCTTCACCGTAATAGTATTAAATAAACGTCCTACCTTATTCAAAGTATCCCAACCACCATCTACCCATCGAGCTACGGTATATGGCAATAGGTCAAGGATCGTTTCCACACCATACTCATTTTGTAGTCGGAACTGAACAACCTCAAATTGTAACTGACCAACTGCTGCCAAAATCGGATCTCGTTTAGCCTCATCCGTTGAATACATAATTTGTACAGCACCTTCTTCTCTTAACTCAGAAACACCTTTTTGAAATTGCTTGAATTTTGATGGGTTAGGATTTCTTAAGGTGGCAAAAAGTTCTGGAGAAAAATAGGGAATTCCCTCATATTCTAGCTTTTGTCCCGTATAAATTGTATCCCCAATAGCAAACACACCGGGATTATTTAACCCAATCACATCACCCGGGTAAGCGACATCTATAGATTCTCTTTCCTGGGCAAAAAGTTTCTGAGGTCGAGATAGACGAACTGCTTTACCTGTGCGAGCATGATTGACTGTCATATCTTTTTCAAATTTGCCTGTGCAAACCCGGACAAAAGCGACTCTATCTCTATGTTTAGGGTCCATATTGGCTTGCAGTTTAAATACAAAACCCGTAAACTCTGGGTAAGTCGGTGCAATTTTACCTGCGCTGCTGTGATGATCTCCAGGTTTGAGGGCATATTCTAAAAAGCATTTAAGAAACAACTCCACCCCGAAATTGGTCATAGCACTGCCAAAAAATATGGGAGTCATTTTTCCCTGGTGGACTAAATCTAAATCCAGTTCTTCGCCAGCACCTTCCAGCAATTCTAACTCATCCTTGAGTTGGTGGTAAAGATCCTGATCTAACAATTCCTGAATTTTAGCATCTCCCAGATTGACCATTGTACTGCGAGCTTCCTTACTTCCATGGGCGCTCCGTTCAAATAGATGGATCTGGTTATGGTTACGGTCAAATACCCCTTTAAATCTATCTCCCATACCTATGGGCCAATTTACGGCGTATGTCTGTAAACCCAATTCCTGTTCAATTTCATCCAATAATTCCAGAGGTTCTCTCCCGGGACGGTCAAGTTTATTGACAAAGGTAAATATGGGAATACCTCTTAATTTACATACTTCAAACAGTTTACGAGTTTGAGGTTCTAGACCCTTCGCAGCATCAATTAACATTACCGCATTATCAGCTGCTGCTAAAGTTCTATAAGTGTCCTCACTAAAATCTTGGTGTCCAGGGGTATCCAGCAAGTTAATTTGACAGCTATGATAGACAAATTGTAAAACTGTAGAGGTAATAGAAATACCCCGTTGTTGTTCCATAGCCATCCAGTCAGAAGTCACCTTACGTTGGTCTCTTCGAGCTTTAACCGCCCCAGCTTCATGAATAGCACCCCCGTATAATAACAGTTTTTCTGTCAGAGTAGTTTTACCAGCATCCGGGTGAGAAATAATGGCAAAATTGCGCCGTTGCTCTACTGCTTGACTCAGTTCTTCAGTTAGTTCAATTGTCATAGTTGTTAGTAAGCTTAACTTGAGATATTATTTTACTTAAGACGTTTATGCAAAAAAAACTGTCGGGAGGGTAAGAAAAAATCCTGCCAACTGGACTCCACCCTATAGATTTCATATCCCATCTTCAAGTATAGCTTCCTAGCTTGATGATTTTTTTCCAAAACATGAAGATAAATGTCTTGAAATCCCCAACTTTTACACACTTGTTCACAACTAGTTAGTAAACTAGAACCCAAACCATATCTCCGATATCTTGGATCAACAGCCAAGTTAGACACATAAGGCGATAACCTGTTGTAGTTTGTCCAGCTATGGACAAATCGCACTCCCAGTTCTACTGTGCCAAGAACCTGATGGTTACCTGACTGGCTGGTATGGATAGCGACTAAACAAGTCTGGTGAGGCATTAATGTTTGGAGACGGTATCTGAGATCTTCATAAATGCCAATTTTAAACAATGGGAAGGCCCATCCCCATAAACCATTCTGGGAATAAAAGCTTTCGGTTATTATTTGGGCAATTCCAGACAAATCACTAGAAGTGGCCACACGAACTTGCCAATCACAAGCGTTTAAACTCACAAGCATTTAAGGGAGATGTCATTGTATTATCAATGTTGTTGAGATTCCTGGGAACATGAACCAATTAAAATATTGTCAGCAATTGTTTGTTAGTCCACAGTGGTTATTTGGTAATATTACCAATCCAGATAATAATACACAGGATGACTCGTGTATAGTAGTTGTGGATTGTCGATTTTCCCTGACGGATCCCCTACTGGGAAGGAGTCAATACCAGATGGGTCACATACCAGGTGCTTACTACTTGGATTTAAACCAAGATTTGTCTGGTGCGGTTGGTCAACATGGGGGAAGACACCCTTTACCAGATGTGTCTATTTTGGCTGATAAGCTGGCACAAATGGGGATTAATCATGGGGAATCTTTGGTAGTCGCTTATGATGATTCTCGATTGGCATTTGCATCTCGACTATGGTGGCTATTACGTTACCTAGGCCACGAAAATGTGGCCGTTTTAGATGGCGGTTTTTCCGGATGGCAAAGTTTGGGTTACCCCATCTCTAATATACCATCTACCATACCGGGAACCAGGGGAAATTTTACTCCCCACCCACAAGCAACAAAAATTGTGGATTTTAATTATGTTAAACATTATGTAGAACAAATTAATCAGTCTACACTAACAGAAAACAAACCAGTTTTAATAGACGCAAGGGAAGGCGATCGCTATCGTGGGGAAAGGGAACCCATTGATCCAATTGCTGGTCATATTCCGGGTGCTATAAATTACCCTTGGCAAGGGGTAACAAATGGCCAGGGCTATTTAGTGTCAGAACAAGGAGAAAGATGGCAAGCAATAGCAAATAGTCCGGAAATCATTGTTTATTGTGGTTCAGGTGTCACCGCTTGTGTTAATTTGCTATCCTTAGAAATAGCGGGAATTTCCACTGCTAAACTTTATCCTGGTAGTTGGAGTGATTGGATTAGTTATCAGACAAACAATATGTTTTCTTTTATTCGCCCGGATTTATCCGAATTCACATCTTATAAACCTCATCCCAGCAGTGATACGTTAGAACCAGTAAAGACTGAACTGGATAGGCTTGATACTAATGAAAGTCCTTACGATTTGCCACAGGAAATTAAGAAAAAACTGGCTGAGACTTTTCAACACACTATAGAGTCTAATCGCTATCCCGATGGGGGGCACGAAGCACTAAAAGCGGAAATAGCTCAATATGTGAGTGAATCCGCTGGTCTATCTTCTGATTCTTTCAGTGCTGTTAACATTTCTGTGGGTAATGGTTCGGATGAGTTAATTCGTTCCCTACTAATTTCCACCTGTTTGGGAGGAGCAGGCTCTATTTTGGTTGCCAATCCTACCTTCTCCATGTACGCTATCCTGGCACAAACTTTGGGTATTTCCGTAGTTAGTGTGGGTAGGAACCATGATCACTTTGAAATGGACTTAGCTGCTGCTCAAACAGCTTTAAAAGGAGCAAATCCCCCCGTGCGGGCGGTTTTTGTTGTCCATCCTAACTCTCCCACCGCCAACTGCTTGACCATATCAGAGTTAAATTGGTTGCAAGGTTTACCACCGGACATATTAGTGGTTATTGATGAGGCTTATTTTGAATTCAGTCAAAACACCCTGGTAGAAAAATTAATCAAACATCCTAATTGGGTAATTTTACGGACATTTTCCAAAGCTTTTCGACTGGCCGCCATGCGGGTAGGTTATTGTGTAGGTCATCCCCAAGTAATTTCTATTTTAGAAAAGGTTCGTCTACCCTATAATTTACCGAGTTTTTCCTTAGCTGGTGCTTTGGTGGCACTACAAAATCGCCAACTTTTACTGAGTTCTATCGTTGAAACTCTCACAGAAAGAGATAAATTGATTCGAGATTTATCCACACACCCCATTTTAGAGGTAGTTCCCAGTAATACTAATTTTATTTATGTCCGGTTAAAACACAATCATTCCCCCGATGGAGTGTTAAAAACCATCAGTCAGAAATTAAGGAGTCAAGGTACTCTAATTAGATTATTACCTGGTGGATTACGAATCACCATAGGGACACCCGAGGAAAATGCCCGCACATTGAACAGACTTGGGCAAATCTGAGAGAAATACTATGGATTTTCTACCCCAGGTCACAAAAGATGGTTCCCTCACTTTTTTCTCTGGAGAGTTTCAAGAGTCTTTCCACAGTCTTTATGGTGCTAAACAGGAGAGTTTTCTCAAGTTTGTGATTCCCACTCAAGTACCCCTATTCGCCCAAACAGGAAATGTTAAAATTTTAGATGTTTGTTACGGATTAGGTTACAACACCGCCGTAGCGTTACAATCTATTTGGGGAGAAAATCCCAATTGTCGGATAGAGGTTATAGGTTTAGAGTCGGATCCTCTGGTTCCCCAAGCCGCAATTTGTCACAATGTTTTTGCCGATTGGCATCAAGAGCATAAACTAATTTTGAGGGAGATTGCCTTTAAACACTGTTATCAAGATGATAATTTAAGTGTTAGACTAGTTATAAATGACGGGAGAAAATCCATTCAGGAGGTATTTTCCTCTGGTTTTTTAGCAGATGTGATTTTTCTAGATCCTTTTTCTCCACCCCATTGTCCCCAACTATGGACTGTAGAGTTTATTAAAAAGGTTGCTCTTTGCTTGCAACCAGGTGGATTGCTGGCAACTTACTCGTGTGCTGCTGCTGTTCGTACAGCTTTAATGTCTGCTGGATTGATAATTGGCTCTACCACTCCTGTGGGAAGACGCACTCCAGGAACCATTGCTGGTTATGCTCCACATCAGCACAAGTACATCACAGAAACTTATCCCCTGGGTGCAGCAGAAATAGAACACTTAAAAACCCGTGCGGCCATTCCCTATCGTGACCCTCAACTTCAAGACCAAGCTCCTGATATCATGAAACGACGAGAACAGGAAGTTCTCACATCTACTCTAGAATCTACTTCTCAGTGGAGAAAAAGATGGCTGACAAATCACCCCCCAACTCAATAAAAGATAAAACTATTTAAGTCTACATTTAAACTCAGTTAAAACTTGACAATTCATGATAGCAACGGAAACTTTAGAATTATTAGAATGGTCTAGGCTTTGTCAACATCTTTCTAGCTTTGCTGCAACCAAGTTAGGTACAATAGTTACTCGCTCCTTACCAATTCCATCCACACTGGAGGAAAGTGAAGGGTTATTGTGCCAAACCAAGGAGGTGTATCAGTTAGAAAGCCAACTGATTTCAGGATTATCTTTTGAGGGAATTCAAGATATTGGTGATTCCCTAGAAAGAGCTGAACTTCATGGTTTGTTATCAAGTGAAGAACTGTTGGCTATAGCTACTACCTTAGCAGGAGCAAGAAATTTACGTCGAGTAATTGATAATCAGGAAGATTTACCCATTCTCTGTAATTTGGTCTCCCAATTGCGAACTTATCCTGAGTTAGAGCAGGAAATTCATCACTGTATCGATGAGCGGGCCCAGATTGCAGACCGCGCTAGTCAAAAATTGTCTGAAATCCGCGAGGATTTACGTAAATTACGTAGTCAAATTACCCAGAAACTCCATAATATTATTCAAGTTAAGTCTAATGCTCTACAGGAACTGATTATTACTCAAAGAGGCGATCGCTATGTATTGCCTGTGAAAGCAGTACAAAAAGATGCAGTTCCTGGAATTGTTCACGACTCTTCTACTAGTGGTGCTACCTTGTATATTGAACCCAATAGTATTGTTTCTATGGGCAACCAATTGCGTCAAACCTTAAAACGAGAACAGGTAGAAATAGAAGCCATACTGAGGATATTAACTACAAAAGTAGCAGAAGTAAAACCGGATCTAGAAAAGTTACTAGCCATTGTCACCACTATAGATGTAGCTGCAGCTAAAGCTAGATATAGTCTTTGGATAGAGGGTAATCCGCCTAGATTGATTCACCCTTCCATACCAGGAGGTTCATCTTCCGAAATTATCACTCTGCGGCAATTACGTCATCCCTTGTTAGTTTGGCAACAAAAACACGAACAGGGACATCCAGTGGTTCCAGTAGACTTACTAATTAGTCCCCATATTAAAGTTGTCACTATTACTGGACCAAATACCGGTGGTAAAACTGTAACCTTGAAAACTTTGGGTTTGGCCGCATTAATGGCTAAAGTAGGTTTATTTATTCCCGCACGTGAACCGGTGGAAATACCCTGGTTTAGTCACGTTTTAGCTGATATTGGAGATGAACAGTCCTTGGCACAAAGTTTATCCACCTTTTCTGGTCATATTCGTCGCATTAGTCGCATTTTAAATGCTATTGGCGAAGAAAGACAGTCCTCACCCTACCAAACCAGTCATTCCCTGATTCTTTTGGACGAAGTAGGAGCAGGTACTGATCCAGTGGAAGGTAGCGCCCTGGCGATCGCACTGTTGAAATATCTTGGAGATCATGCTCAATTAACCATTGCCACTACACACTTTGGGGAATTAAAATCCTTAAAATATGAGGATATTCGTTTTGAAAATGCCTCAGTAGAATTTAATGAAACCACCCTTTCCCC is a window encoding:
- a CDS encoding endonuclease MutS2, translating into MIATETLELLEWSRLCQHLSSFAATKLGTIVTRSLPIPSTLEESEGLLCQTKEVYQLESQLISGLSFEGIQDIGDSLERAELHGLLSSEELLAIATTLAGARNLRRVIDNQEDLPILCNLVSQLRTYPELEQEIHHCIDERAQIADRASQKLSEIREDLRKLRSQITQKLHNIIQVKSNALQELIITQRGDRYVLPVKAVQKDAVPGIVHDSSTSGATLYIEPNSIVSMGNQLRQTLKREQVEIEAILRILTTKVAEVKPDLEKLLAIVTTIDVAAAKARYSLWIEGNPPRLIHPSIPGGSSSEIITLRQLRHPLLVWQQKHEQGHPVVPVDLLISPHIKVVTITGPNTGGKTVTLKTLGLAALMAKVGLFIPAREPVEIPWFSHVLADIGDEQSLAQSLSTFSGHIRRISRILNAIGEERQSSPYQTSHSLILLDEVGAGTDPVEGSALAIALLKYLGDHAQLTIATTHFGELKSLKYEDIRFENASVEFNETTLSPTYRLLWGIPGRSNALAIALRLGLKPEVVENAKSQLGETTDEVNQVIAGLEAQRRSQETKAAAAQELLKQTEKLYKEVSQRATALEEREKDLRASQEIAVQKAITQAKGEIAQVIRQLQQGKPTAQDAQKATKLLTEIADKYQPVAPPKVKQGFIPEPGERVRIPKLGQTAQVISAADGNGELTVRFGMMKMTVNLEDVESLDGEKPLVPSKTKVPLAVVSGQKQELIAASSTSTENLEMRTSKNTVDLRGKRVGDAEYILDQVISQAAGPVWIIHGHGTGKLKQGVHEFLQQHPRVSHYEAASRVDGGTGVTIAHIK
- the prfC gene encoding peptide chain release factor 3; translated protein: MTIELTEELSQAVEQRRNFAIISHPDAGKTTLTEKLLLYGGAIHEAGAVKARRDQRKVTSDWMAMEQQRGISITSTVLQFVYHSCQINLLDTPGHQDFSEDTYRTLAAADNAVMLIDAAKGLEPQTRKLFEVCKLRGIPIFTFVNKLDRPGREPLELLDEIEQELGLQTYAVNWPIGMGDRFKGVFDRNHNQIHLFERSAHGSKEARSTMVNLGDAKIQELLDQDLYHQLKDELELLEGAGEELDLDLVHQGKMTPIFFGSAMTNFGVELFLKCFLEYALKPGDHHSSAGKIAPTYPEFTGFVFKLQANMDPKHRDRVAFVRVCTGKFEKDMTVNHARTGKAVRLSRPQKLFAQERESIDVAYPGDVIGLNNPGVFAIGDTIYTGQKLEYEGIPYFSPELFATLRNPNPSKFKQFQKGVSELREEGAVQIMYSTDEAKRDPILAAVGQLQFEVVQFRLQNEYGVETILDLLPYTVARWVDGGWDTLNKVGRLFNTITVKDSMGRPVLLFRNEWNCQQLQGDHPELKLSSIAPVFSAGQTVE
- a CDS encoding GNAT family N-acetyltransferase — translated: MLVSLNACDWQVRVATSSDLSGIAQIITESFYSQNGLWGWAFPLFKIGIYEDLRYRLQTLMPHQTCLVAIHTSQSGNHQVLGTVELGVRFVHSWTNYNRLSPYVSNLAVDPRYRRYGLGSSLLTSCEQVCKSWGFQDIYLHVLEKNHQARKLYLKMGYEIYRVESSWQDFFLPSRQFFLHKRLK
- a CDS encoding M48 family metalloprotease, producing MVPSQKSSLEKGLSALKQGSYYAAISSLVPIVNRPDNHHIKLQAQVGLVMAYAHTGELSKAIAVCRTLVGNDNAQPTNSQVQQWAKVAIEHLIKRQQRQQAKQSRLVAQYNLQNDRHLVDSKQTISNEDYEDSDQVERTNTKSNIANSPNIETASIYWRQAKRAKVWQPLRKYHFIRFAIPGMITMMALFFIWQFVISLIFISMNEVLHRLPYVDPLPFLYVNPTLLILTSLLFLLLFMMSPWLLDGLLAKFYHQQPFSKEALHRYSRESVRIIQRTCQLRKFPLPQLKILPLTVPIIFTYGNLPQTARIVVSQGMLTQLAEDEIGTVYALALGQIDSWGLGIMSLAVLISLPFYLIYQQTAIWSTKNQNILWHWITTGLGSVSYGIWSLFTATTFINSRLRFKNSDRQAVEMTGNPNGLIRALLKNTIGIARNIKNQQQTSWELESLNIVAPVDYKHSLFLGSTAGQFTWESLLIWENNQPYRQWFTLNNSHPLLGDRLENLCQIAHQWYLDTELYPMKPNSPQITMQSFLLQIAPFLGIPIGLGMGVILWLTWQIGYGLELFHLKWIYDGWSFLVGFLMIGFSIGTIVRLNALFPGIKPENLNSEKQMLKFLTNPVVLPINSLNIRISGRLLGRRGSGNCVGQDLILESEIGLIKLHHVWFPTWRKLMGEQITLTGWLRRGATPWVDVHSLETINGKIIYGHHPIWSTVIALIAQFWGAYILLMEPVVGGL
- a CDS encoding tRNA (5-methylaminomethyl-2-thiouridine)(34)-methyltransferase MnmD, with the translated sequence MDFLPQVTKDGSLTFFSGEFQESFHSLYGAKQESFLKFVIPTQVPLFAQTGNVKILDVCYGLGYNTAVALQSIWGENPNCRIEVIGLESDPLVPQAAICHNVFADWHQEHKLILREIAFKHCYQDDNLSVRLVINDGRKSIQEVFSSGFLADVIFLDPFSPPHCPQLWTVEFIKKVALCLQPGGLLATYSCAAAVRTALMSAGLIIGSTTPVGRRTPGTIAGYAPHQHKYITETYPLGAAEIEHLKTRAAIPYRDPQLQDQAPDIMKRREQEVLTSTLESTSQWRKRWLTNHPPTQ
- a CDS encoding histidinol-phosphate transaminase, with product MFSFIRPDLSEFTSYKPHPSSDTLEPVKTELDRLDTNESPYDLPQEIKKKLAETFQHTIESNRYPDGGHEALKAEIAQYVSESAGLSSDSFSAVNISVGNGSDELIRSLLISTCLGGAGSILVANPTFSMYAILAQTLGISVVSVGRNHDHFEMDLAAAQTALKGANPPVRAVFVVHPNSPTANCLTISELNWLQGLPPDILVVIDEAYFEFSQNTLVEKLIKHPNWVILRTFSKAFRLAAMRVGYCVGHPQVISILEKVRLPYNLPSFSLAGALVALQNRQLLLSSIVETLTERDKLIRDLSTHPILEVVPSNTNFIYVRLKHNHSPDGVLKTISQKLRSQGTLIRLLPGGLRITIGTPEENARTLNRLGQI